A single Danio rerio strain Tuebingen ecotype United States chromosome 17, GRCz12tu, whole genome shotgun sequence DNA region contains:
- the prkd3 gene encoding serine/threonine-protein kinase D3 isoform X3, which yields MEKMVLGRVKVPHTFVIHTYTRPTICQYCKRLLKGLFRQGMQCKDCKFNCHKRCASKVPKDCLGVFNGEPASPGPDSDSTMEVDSSDVNSDSGRGLDDSEEPTTPEDKIFFMDSPFMDREKDEEPVKTISPSTSTNIPLMRVVQSVKHTKRRSSTVVKEGWMVHYTSKDNLRKRHYWRLDSKCLTLFQNDSGAKYYKEIPLSEILQVEVARDFGSLALGGNPHCFEIITATMVYYVGENTGGPHLHIHSPALATGGVGLEVAQSWERAIRQALMPVPVTPQPSVGTAAGQSKDHKELSISISVSNSQIQENVDISSIYQIFADEVLGSGQFGIVYGGKHRKTGRDVAIKVIDKMRFPTKQESQLRNEVAILQNLHHPGIVNLECMFETPERVFVVMEKLHGDMLEMILSSEKSKLPERITKFLVTQILVALRHLHFKNIVHCDLKPENVLLASAEPFPQVKLCDFGFARIIGEKSFRRSVVGTPAYLAPEVLRSKGYNRSLDMWSVGVIIYVSLSGTFPFNEDEDINDQIQNAAFMYPPTPWKDISAEATDLINNLLQVKMRKRYSVDKTLSHPWLQDYQTWLDLREFETRRGERYITHESDDARWEKYAYEHSLMYPKHFIMAPNLDDMDEDP from the exons ACTGTAAATTCAATTGTCACAAGCGATGTGCTTCAAAGGTACCAAAAGACTGTCTTGGAGTCTTCAATGGAG AGCCGGCCAGTCCCGGTCCAGACTCTGACAGCACTATGGAGGTGGACAGCAGTGATGTGAACAGTGATAGTGGCCGAGGACTAGATGATTCAGAGGAACCCACAACTCCCGAGGACAAGATCTTCTTCATGGACTCTCCCTTCATGGACAGAGAGAAAGACGAAGAACCTGTGAAGACCATCAG TCCCTCCACAAGCACCAACATCCCACTGATGCGTGTGGTTCAGTCAGTCAAGCACACCAAACGCAGGAGCTCTACTGTGGTCAAAGAAGGCTGGATGGTGCACTACACTAGCAAAGACAATCTG AGAAAGAGACACTACTGGAGACTGGATAGCAAGTGTCTGACTCTGTTTCAGAACGACTCAGGAGCCAAATATTACAAA GAGATTCCCCTGTCAGAGATCCTGCAAGTGGAGGTCGCACGGGACTTTGGTAGTTTAGCCTTGGGCGGCAACCCACACTGCTTTGAGATCATCACTGCCACTATGGTGTACTACGTGGGGGAAAACACTGGCGGGCCCCACCTGCACATCCACAGCCCTGCTCTTGCTACTGGAGGAGTGGGGCTGGAGGTGGCTCAGAGCTGGGAGAGGGCTATTCGCCAGGCCCTGATGCCTGTTCCTGTCACACCACAGCCCAGTGTGGGCACTGCTGCAGGCCAGAGCAAAGATCACA AGGAACTGTCCATCAGCATTTCTGTATCAAACAGTCAAATCCAGGAAAATGTG GATATCAGCTCAATCTATCAGATCTTTGCTGATGAAGTGTTGGGCTCTGGACAGTTCGGCATCGTTTACGGAG GGAAACACAGAAAAACAGGAAGAGATGTGGCCATCAAGGTCATAGATAAAATGAGGTTTCCCACCAAACAAGAGAGCCAGCTGAGAAATGAGGTGGCCATTTTACAG AATTTGCACCATCCTGGGATAGTAAACCTGGAATGTATGTTCGAGACCCCAGAGCGAGTGTTTGTTGTGATGGAGAAACTTCATGGCGACATGCTGGAGATGATCTTGTCCAGCGAGAAGAGCAAACTTCCAGAGCGCATCACCAAGTTTCTGGTCACACAG ATCCTTGTGGCTTTGAGACATCTTCATTTCAAGAATATTGTTCACTGTGACCTGAAGCCAGAAAATGTGCTGTTGGCATCTGCTGAGCCTTTTCCTCAG GTCAAACTATGTGACTTTGGCTTTGCTCGGATCATCGGGGAGAAGTCTTTCCGGCGTTCAGTTGTGGGAACACCAGCATATTTAGCCCCAGAGGTTCTGCGCAGTAAAGGCTACAACCGTTCTCTTGACATGTGGTCAGTGGGAGTCATTATCTATGTCAGTTTGAGTGGGACGTTCCCCTTCAATGAGGACGAGGACATTAATGACCAAATCCAGAATGCAGCATTCATGTACCCACCGACTCCCTGGAAGGACATCTCTGCTGAAG CTACAGATCTGATCAACAATCTTTTGCAAGTCAAGATGAGGAAACGCTACAGTGTGGATAAAACCCTCAGTCATCCATGGCTACAG GACTACCAAACATGGCTGGATCTGCGGGAGTTTGAAACTCGGCGAGGCGAACGCTACATCACTCATGAGAGCGATGATGCACGCTGGGAGAAGTATGCTTATGAGCACAGTCTGATGTATCCAAAGCACTTCATTATGGCACCAAACCTGGATGATATGGATGAGGACCCCTAG